The following proteins are encoded in a genomic region of Anas acuta chromosome 28, bAnaAcu1.1, whole genome shotgun sequence:
- the CERS2 gene encoding ceramide synthase 2, whose product MFQTLYSYFWWERLWLPANLTWADLEDRDGRVYAKASDLYITIPLAFLFLIVRHLFETYVATPLAGLLNVKEKIRLKATPNAVLEKFYAATTKHPKQADVEMLSKKSGCTVRQVERWFRRRRNQDRPSLLKKFREASWRFTFYLIAFIAGMAVIVDKPWFYDLREVWKGYPIQSMLPSQYWYYMIELSFYWSLLFSIASDVKRKDFKEQIIHHVATIILISFSWFANYIRAGTLIMALHDSSDYLLESAKMFNYAGWRNTCNNIFIVFAAVFIVTRLVILPFWIMHCTVVYPLDLYPAFFGYYFFNFMMAVLQSLHIFWAYLIIRMAQKFITGKVVEDERSDREETDNSEEEEEMAKNGPLSNGHPVLNNNHRKND is encoded by the exons ATGTTTCAGACCTTGTACAGCTATTTCTGGTGGGAACGGCTCTGGCTTCCGGCAAATCTCACCTGGGCCGACCTGGAGGACCGCGATGGGCGAGTGTATGCCAAAGCCTCTGACCTCTACATCACCATCCCCTTggccttcctcttcctcatcgTCCGGCACCTCTTTGAGAC GTACGTGGCCACACCACTGGCTGGGCTGCTGAACGTCAAGGAGAAGATCAGGTTAAAAGCCACCCCCAATGCCGTGCTGGAGAAGTTCTATGCTGCCACCACCAAACACCCCAAGCAG GCCGATGTGGAAATGCTCTCCAAGAAGAGCGGCTGCACAGTGCGGCAGGTGGAACGCTGGTTTCGGCGCCGCCGCAATCAGGACCGGCCCAGCCTGCTCAAGAAGTTCAGGGAGGCCAG TTGGCGATTCACGTTTTACCTTATTGCTTTCATTGCTGGCATGGCTGTCATAGTGGAT AAGCCCTGGTTCTATGATCTCCGGGAGGTGTGGAAAGGATACCCCATCCAG AGCATGCTGCCCTCCCAGTACTGGTACTACATGATCGAGCTCTCCTTCTACTGGTCCCTGCTCTTCAGCATTGCTTCTGATGTCAAGCGCAAG GACTTCAAAGAGCAGATCATCCACCATGTTGCTACCATCATCCTCATCAGCTTCTCCTGGTTTGCCAACTACATCCGCGCAGGAACGCTCATCATGGCCCTGCACGACTCTTCTGACTACTTGCTGGAG TCTGCCAAGATGTTCAACTATGCTGGCTGGAGGAACACGTGCAACAACATCTTCATTGTCTTCGCTGCTGTCTTCATTGTCACCCGCCTGGTTATCCTGCCCTTTTG GATCATGCACTGCACAGTGGTTTATCCACTGGATCTTTACCCTGCCTTCTTCGGCTACTACTTCTTCAACTTCATGATGGCGGTGCTGCAGTCGCTGCATATCTTCTGGGCCTACCTCATCATCCGCATGGCCCAGAAGTTCATAACTGGAAAG GTGGTGGAAGATGAGAGGAGTGACCGCGAAGAGACAGAcaactcggaggaggaggaggagatggcaAAGAATGGGCCCCTGTCCAACGGTCACCCGGTCCTCAACAACAATCACCGCAAAAATGACTGA
- the MINDY1 gene encoding ubiquitin carboxyl-terminal hydrolase MINDY-1 isoform X1, whose translation MELQPEQGEILLTTGDGAQCQGTSPELCQLPRGAGEAGRGEDIAAVGQESQEAGGQGQAPQPGEEDALGPSNKKAPEEQQESEDSKAQDSQEGPPAPGESDASPGGASRPAGEPPSARPPAREREPEPDFYCVKWITWKGERTPIITQSENGPCPLLAIMNILFLQWKVKLPLQKEVVTSDELMAHLGDCILSIKPQEKSEGLQLNFQQNVNDTMMVLPKLSTGLDVNVRFTGVSDFEYTPECIVFDLLNVPLYHGWLVDPQSPEVVQAVGKLSYNQLVEKIITCKHSCDSNLVTEGLIAEQFLESTASQLTYHGLCELTAAVKEEELSVFFRNNHFSTMIKHKGHLYLLVTDQGFLQEERVVWESLHNVDGDSCFCDTDFHLSHALGKEAAAAAPPEQRQVDQDYMIALSLQQQQGQGPSTLSDLELARQLQQEEYQQQQQQQQPRPAPAPAQGRAQPGGRPAGERRQRQKDSDCTLL comes from the exons ATGGAGCTGCAGCCGGAGCAGGGGGAAATACTGCTCACTACAGGGGacggtgcccagtgccaggggaccagccctgagctctgccagctgcctcgTGGTGCAGGGGAGGCTGGCAGAGGGGAGGACATCGCAGCCGTTGGCCAGGAGAGCCAAGAGGCTGGTGGGCAAGGCCAGGCGCCGCAGCCAGGGGAGGAGGATGCGCTTGGCCCCAGCAACAAGAAGGCCCCCGAAGAACAGCAGGAGAGCGAGGACAGCAAAGCCCAGGACTCCCAGGAGGGGCCGCCTGCCCCAGGGGAGAGTGATGCGTCCCCTGGGGGAGCCTCGCGGCCGGCGGGTGAGCCCCCCAGCGCCCGCCCTCCTGCCCGGGAGCGGGAGCCCGAGCCGGATTTCTACTGCGTGAAGTGGATCACGTGGAAGGGTGAGCGGACTCCCATCATCACCCAGAGCGAGAACGGGCCCTGCCCGCTCCTGGCCATCATGAACATCCTCTTCTTGCAGTGGAAG GtgaagctgcccctgcagaagGAGGTGGTCACGTCAGATGAGCTGATGGCACATTTGG GGGACTGCATCCTATCCATCAAACCCCAAGAGAAGTCAGAAGGGCTGCAGCTGAACTTCCAGCAG AACGTCAACGACACCATGATGGTCCTCCCCAAGCTCTCGACAGGCCTGGACGTGAACGTACGGTTCACAGGTGTCTCCGACTTCGAGTACACACCTGAGTGCATAGTTTTCGACCTCCTCAATGTCCCGCTCTACCATGGCTGGCTGGTGGACCCGCAG AGCCCCGAGGTGGTGCAGGCCGTGGGCAAGCTCAGCTACAACCAGCTGGTGGAGAAGATCATCACCTGCAAACACTCCTGCGACTCCAACCTGGTGACCGAAG GGCTGATTGCGGAGCAGTTCCTGGAGTCCACGGCCTCCCAGCTGACGTACCACGGGCTGTGTGAGCTCACGGCTGCTGTGAAGGAGGAGGAGCTGAGCGTCTTCTTCCGCAACAACCACTTCAGCACCATGATAAAGCACAAG GGCCACCTCTACCTGCTGGTGACGGATCAGGGCttcctgcaggaggagagggtgGTGTGGGAGAGCCTGCACAACGTGGATGGTGACAGCTGCTTCTGTGACACTGACTTCCACCTCAGCCATGCCCTGGGCAAGGAGGCGGCTGCTGCGGCGCCCccagagcagaggcaggtgGACCAG GACTACATGATcgccctgtccctgcagcagcagcagggccagggcccCTCCACGCTCAGTGACCTGGAGCTGGCccgccagctgcagcaggaggagtaccagcagcagcagcagcagcagcagccgcggccagccccggcccccgcaCAG GGCCGAGCGCAGCCGGGGGGGCGGCCAGCCGGGGAGCGGAGACAGCGGCAGAAGGACTCGGACTGCACCCTGCTGTAG
- the MINDY1 gene encoding ubiquitin carboxyl-terminal hydrolase MINDY-1 isoform X2, protein MAHLGDCILSIKPQEKSEGLQLNFQQNVNDTMMVLPKLSTGLDVNVRFTGVSDFEYTPECIVFDLLNVPLYHGWLVDPQSPEVVQAVGKLSYNQLVEKIITCKHSCDSNLVTEGLIAEQFLESTASQLTYHGLCELTAAVKEEELSVFFRNNHFSTMIKHKGHLYLLVTDQGFLQEERVVWESLHNVDGDSCFCDTDFHLSHALGKEAAAAAPPEQRQVDQDYMIALSLQQQQGQGPSTLSDLELARQLQQEEYQQQQQQQQPRPAPAPAQGRAQPGGRPAGERRQRQKDSDCTLL, encoded by the exons ATGGCACATTTGG GGGACTGCATCCTATCCATCAAACCCCAAGAGAAGTCAGAAGGGCTGCAGCTGAACTTCCAGCAG AACGTCAACGACACCATGATGGTCCTCCCCAAGCTCTCGACAGGCCTGGACGTGAACGTACGGTTCACAGGTGTCTCCGACTTCGAGTACACACCTGAGTGCATAGTTTTCGACCTCCTCAATGTCCCGCTCTACCATGGCTGGCTGGTGGACCCGCAG AGCCCCGAGGTGGTGCAGGCCGTGGGCAAGCTCAGCTACAACCAGCTGGTGGAGAAGATCATCACCTGCAAACACTCCTGCGACTCCAACCTGGTGACCGAAG GGCTGATTGCGGAGCAGTTCCTGGAGTCCACGGCCTCCCAGCTGACGTACCACGGGCTGTGTGAGCTCACGGCTGCTGTGAAGGAGGAGGAGCTGAGCGTCTTCTTCCGCAACAACCACTTCAGCACCATGATAAAGCACAAG GGCCACCTCTACCTGCTGGTGACGGATCAGGGCttcctgcaggaggagagggtgGTGTGGGAGAGCCTGCACAACGTGGATGGTGACAGCTGCTTCTGTGACACTGACTTCCACCTCAGCCATGCCCTGGGCAAGGAGGCGGCTGCTGCGGCGCCCccagagcagaggcaggtgGACCAG GACTACATGATcgccctgtccctgcagcagcagcagggccagggcccCTCCACGCTCAGTGACCTGGAGCTGGCccgccagctgcagcaggaggagtaccagcagcagcagcagcagcagcagccgcggccagccccggcccccgcaCAG GGCCGAGCGCAGCCGGGGGGGCGGCCAGCCGGGGAGCGGAGACAGCGGCAGAAGGACTCGGACTGCACCCTGCTGTAG